From the genome of Fluviispira vulneris:
ATCTGTATGGTACATTTTATCCGCAATTAAGGGATATAAAAAAAATGTAAATGCTAAACCCAATAATATTCTGAGTCTTATAGGGACAACCTGATCTCCAAAAATGGGTAAGAAAAAAAAGATAGTTGTAATCCGTAAAAATGCCATTATCGGCATTGGCCAAGTTTCAGGTTTAAATTGTATGACCGATAAAATATCCATTTAATCTCACTTATTTTGTCTAGATAATTCTGGAATTTTGTCATAAATTTTATGAGTATAATCATTTAATTTTCTCAACATCCAAGGCGACAAAATAATAAGTACAACCAACATAGCAGCAATCTTAGGGAGAAAACTTAATGTAGACTCATTTATTTGTGTCGCAGCTTGAAACACACTGACAAGTAAACCGACAACAAGGGCAACTCCTAATAGAGGCAATGAAATTTCTACTGTTATATAGAGAACAGAAAGAATAATATCGATAACCTGCTGATTATTCATAAACTATCCCTCTAAATAAAACTTTTAATCAAGGAACCTGCTAATAAATTCCAACCGTCAACGACGACAAATAATATTAATTTTAAAGGTAAACTGACAACAGTTGGAGGAAGCATCATCATTCCCATTGCCATTAAAACGCTACTAACAATCATATCGATTACAATAAATGGTAGATAAACTAAAAAACCAATTTGAAAAGCCATTTTTAATTCACTAATGACAAATGCTGGAACCAATACACGCATTGGAACATCATCTCTTTTCTCTGGTCTTTCAAGTTTACTCATTTGATAAAATAATTTTAAATCATCTTTTCTTACTTGAGCAATCATAAAATCATGTAAAGGTTTTTGACCAACTTCAAGAGCTTGCTGAGTTGTGATATCTTTTTGCATATAAGGAACAACCGCTGAGTCATAAATTTTTGTTATTGTTGGTGCCATAATGAAATAAGTAAGAAAAAGTGAAAGAGCAATTAGAATTTGATTTGGAGGCATAGTTGGAATTCCCAATGCTTGTCTTAAAAAAGAAAGCACGATAAGAATTCTCGTAAATGAACTCATTAGTAGTAAAATTGCTGGCCCAAAAGTAAGCAGTGTGAGAATTGCAACTACTTTTATTGCAGGAACAAAATCATCCTGATTTTCACCATTGGCAATATTAATTGAAAAAATAGGCATTGGACTTTTGCTGAGATCCAATTTATTTTGTACATTTGCATTGTCTCTTTGCCATGCTTTTTCAGATTTTTGTTCAGCATTTTTATTTTGTGCAAAATTACTTTGTGTAAAAAATATAGAAAATGATAGGAGCAATATCTTAATACAAAGAATAATTCTCATATCATCTCCTCTTTATTGGTTCAGTTAGTTGAGCGGTTTCATCGAGCGAAGCTTTTCCCTAATTAAATTGGTAACATTTTCTACACTATCACCATC
Proteins encoded in this window:
- the fliP gene encoding flagellar type III secretion system pore protein FliP (The bacterial flagellar biogenesis protein FliP forms a type III secretion system (T3SS)-type pore required for flagellar assembly.), encoding MRIILCIKILLLSFSIFFTQSNFAQNKNAEQKSEKAWQRDNANVQNKLDLSKSPMPIFSINIANGENQDDFVPAIKVVAILTLLTFGPAILLLMSSFTRILIVLSFLRQALGIPTMPPNQILIALSLFLTYFIMAPTITKIYDSAVVPYMQKDITTQQALEVGQKPLHDFMIAQVRKDDLKLFYQMSKLERPEKRDDVPMRVLVPAFVISELKMAFQIGFLVYLPFIVIDMIVSSVLMAMGMMMLPPTVVSLPLKLILFVVVDGWNLLAGSLIKSFI
- the fliQ gene encoding flagellar biosynthesis protein FliQ, translated to MNNQQVIDIILSVLYITVEISLPLLGVALVVGLLVSVFQAATQINESTLSFLPKIAAMLVVLIILSPWMLRKLNDYTHKIYDKIPELSRQNK